DNA from Pseudocitrobacter corydidari:
CTCGGTCTGCTGCGCAATTTCACGGATATCGAGGTTGTTGGCGTTCGCCACCACGTCATCAAGAATGCTGAAATCGAAGTGCTCTTCTTCCGCTTCGATTTTCGCCTTCACCGCTTTGATGGTCGGGCTTTTCGAGATCACGCCGCAGTATTCCGGCATGGTACGCGCAAAATCTTCGGTACCGATTTCACGCGCCAGATTGATGATGTGCTCTTTATCGTGGGAGATCAGCGGGCGCAGGATCAACGTGTCGGAGACGTTATCAATCAAACGCAGGTTGGTCAGCGTCTGGCTGGAAACCTGGCCCAGCGCTTCACCGGTGACCAGCGCCTGCACGCCGTAGCGTTCAGCCACTTTCGACGCCGCACGGACCATCATGCGTTTCAGCACCACGCCCATCTGGCCATCATCGATTTTCTCGAGGATTTCGCCAACAACCGGTTCGAAGTTAATGGCGACGAAACGCACGCGGTGGGAGCTGCCAAAGCGGTTCCACAGGTAATGTGCCACCTGACGAACGCCGATTTCGTGCGCCGCGCCGCCGAGATTAAAGAAGCAGTAGTGTACGCGACAGCCGCGACGCATCAGCATGTAGCTGGAGACGCCGGAGTCGAAACCGCCGGAAATCAGCGACAGCACATCTTCCTGGGTACCGATCGGGAAACCGCCGATACCTTCATAACGGCCTTTCACCAGCAGCAGGCGATCGTTTTCAATTTCTAGGTTAACGGTAACGTCCGGGTTGGTCAGTTTCACTTTCGCCGATTCAACGTGCTGATTCAGACCACCGCCGACGTAGCGCTCGATCTCAATCGAGGTGAATTCGTGTTTACCACGACGTTTCACGCGCACGCAGAAGGTTTTACCTTCAATTTGATCGCGATACTGCACCAGCGCTTTTTCAAAGATATCGTGCAGCGAGGTGAACGGCACATCTTCAACTTCAAGAATATGGTGGATGCCCGGGATGCGGGTCAGGGCGTCACGGATATCCAGACGCTGATTTTCATCTTTCGCGCGGACTTCGATGTGATCCCAGTGACGAACAACGGCGAGCGTCTCGTCATAATGCTTTAGAACGTTACGAATGTTCCCGGTTAAAATTTTAATAAAGCGCAACCGCACAGATTGGCTTTTGATGGTGATTTCCGGGAACAATTTAATGATAAACTTCATGGCGGCAATGGTTCGTTGGCAAGCCCGATGCGGGCTGTAGGTAAAATTTGTACTGCAGCGCACCGGGGTACCTGCATCCAGGTCGCGGAGTATACCATCTTCGTGGTTAAGCTGCGCGCTTTCCCATATACCATTGTGTGTTATTTGATTCAGGACGCGACTGGGCTACCATAGTCGCCATCGCGATATAAAAAGAGCTGATCATTCACTATGCCAAAGAAAAATGAAGCCCCGGCCAGTTTCGAAACTTCACTCACCGAACTGGAGCAGATCGTTAATCGTCTCGAAAGCGGCGATCTTCCGCTGGAAGAGGCACTGAACGAATTCGAACGCGGCGTACAGCTGGCGCGTCAGGGGCAGGCCAAACTGCAACAGGCGGAACAACGCGTGCAGATCCTGCTGGCAGACAACGACAACGCCTCTCTGACTCCTTTTACGCCGGACAATGAATAAATGGATTTTTCGCAGCAGTTAAATGCCTGCGTCGAACACGCCAACAGCGCGTTGCGGCGTTTTATTGAGCCTCAGCCCTTTCAGAACACTCCGCTGGTTGAAGCGATGCAGTATGGCGCACTATTAGGTGGTAAACGCCTGCGTCCGTTCCTGGTGTACGCGACCGGGAAAATGTTTAACGTCGATCAGCTTACGCTGGACGCGCCCGCAGCCGCCGTTGAGTGCATTCATGCTTATTCGCTGATGCATGACGATCTTCCGGCAATGGACGATGACGATCTGCGTCGCGGTCAACCGACCTGCCACATTAAATTTGGCGAAGCGAATGCAATTCTGGCCGGCGATGCCCTGCAAACGCTGGCGTTTTCTATACTGAGTGATGCGCCGATGACCAACGTGTCGGACCGCGATCGTCTGGCGATGGTTTCTGAGCTGGCACAGGCCAGCGGCGTCGCCGGAATGTGCGGCGGTCAGGCGCTGGATCTCGATGCGGAAGGTAAGCATGTTGATCTTGCAGCGCTTGAGCGTATTCACCGTCATAAAACCGGTGCGTTGATTCGCGCCGCTGTGCGCTTAGGCGCATTGAGCGCGGGCGAGAAAGGCCGCAGCGCCCTGCCACTGCTGGATAAGTACGCTGAATGTATCGGCCTGGCATTCCAGGTTCAGGATGACATTCTGGATGTGGTGGGCGATACTGCGACCCTCGGCAAGCGCCAGGGTGCCGATCAGCAATTAGGCAAAAGCACCTATCCCGCACTGCTGGGCCTTGAGCAAGCCCGCACTAAAGCCCGTGACCTTATTGAAGAGGCCCGTCAGTCGTTAACTGAACTGGCCGCACAGTCACTGGATACTACTGCACTGGAAGCGCTGGCGAACTACATCATCCTGCGCGACA
Protein-coding regions in this window:
- the ispA gene encoding (2E,6E)-farnesyl diphosphate synthase, whose amino-acid sequence is MDFSQQLNACVEHANSALRRFIEPQPFQNTPLVEAMQYGALLGGKRLRPFLVYATGKMFNVDQLTLDAPAAAVECIHAYSLMHDDLPAMDDDDLRRGQPTCHIKFGEANAILAGDALQTLAFSILSDAPMTNVSDRDRLAMVSELAQASGVAGMCGGQALDLDAEGKHVDLAALERIHRHKTGALIRAAVRLGALSAGEKGRSALPLLDKYAECIGLAFQVQDDILDVVGDTATLGKRQGADQQLGKSTYPALLGLEQARTKARDLIEEARQSLTELAAQSLDTTALEALANYIILRDK
- the thiI gene encoding tRNA uracil 4-sulfurtransferase ThiI, with the protein product MKFIIKLFPEITIKSQSVRLRFIKILTGNIRNVLKHYDETLAVVRHWDHIEVRAKDENQRLDIRDALTRIPGIHHILEVEDVPFTSLHDIFEKALVQYRDQIEGKTFCVRVKRRGKHEFTSIEIERYVGGGLNQHVESAKVKLTNPDVTVNLEIENDRLLLVKGRYEGIGGFPIGTQEDVLSLISGGFDSGVSSYMLMRRGCRVHYCFFNLGGAAHEIGVRQVAHYLWNRFGSSHRVRFVAINFEPVVGEILEKIDDGQMGVVLKRMMVRAASKVAERYGVQALVTGEALGQVSSQTLTNLRLIDNVSDTLILRPLISHDKEHIINLAREIGTEDFARTMPEYCGVISKSPTIKAVKAKIEAEEEHFDFSILDDVVANANNLDIREIAQQTEQAVVEVETVSGFGDNDVILDIRSVDEQDDKPLKVEGVEIASLPFYKLSTQFGNLDQSKNYLLWCERGVMSRLQALYLREQGFANVKVYRP
- the xseB gene encoding exodeoxyribonuclease VII small subunit; translation: MPKKNEAPASFETSLTELEQIVNRLESGDLPLEEALNEFERGVQLARQGQAKLQQAEQRVQILLADNDNASLTPFTPDNE